The sequence below is a genomic window from Synechococcus sp. PCC 7335.
CGCTTAAAAGTCCGATGCCCTACGACGCGATTAATATTAGCGCCGAGCGGCAGCCAGCTGAGTACGCTCAATATGAGATTCAAGACGATATCATTCTTCCCGATGGCTATACCTACGATGTGATTGCGGCTTGGGGCGATCCAATCGGAGACTCACGGTTTGGCTACAACAACGACTATCTATCTTTTGTATCAACCGGACCCAACGAGGGTTACCTGACTATCAACTTTGAATACATCAGCAGTGATACTTGGGCAGAAACGTATGCTGCTGTTATTGGCGAATCGCTGCCGTTTGCAGAAGTCAAACAGGCGTTGGATAGTTTTGAAGATGGAGAAGTTGACGCCTTTGCACTTGTCGAAGGCGATCCATTGAAAGATGGAATCGTAAAAATATCAAAGGAAGCCTTATTAGACCAGGGATTAGGCGTTATTTTTGTGCAGCGTAGCCCAGAGGGAAAGTGGTCGAAGGTCCCTCATGAGAGCGAACGACGAATTTCTGGAATTTCAGGTCTAGAAGACGGTAAATACTTGCAGGCTACAGGCCCGGCGATCGCAGTCTTTAATAAAACGGAAGTTGAAGGCTATACCGATGGCCTAGGCGATCAGATTATTGGCACTTTTGGCAACTGCTCAGGTGGTACTACACCTTGGGGGACAGTACTGAGCGCCGAAGAAAATATTCAATCGCAGGTTCCCGAAGCCGTCTACAGCGACGGGTCATCATTCGAGCCTAGCCAAAAAGCGTTCGCCGCTGACTTTGATGGACAGGGCAACGTATTTGGACTTTCCTGTAACAAATACGGCTGGATTGTCGAAGTCGATCCAAGCGATCCGACTGATTTTGGGACTAAGCATACTTGGATAGGTCGCTATCGACACGAGGCAGTAGGCGTTCGCGCAGAAGCTGGAAAGCGATTAGCGTTTTATTCAGGGTGCGATCGCAGAGGCGGACATCTCTACAAATTCATCAGCACCAAAGCAGTTCAAGACCCGACTGACAAGACGAACTCTCAACTACTCAACGACGGCATGCTCTACGCCGCTATTTTCAATCCCGACGGTACTGGCAGTTGGCTGTCGCTTTCTCCTGATACGCCTGTCAATCCGGTTCTACCTAGCAGCGTAGTCGGTGGCATGGTAACGTTGCCGATTCGCCCAGAAGGTGGATTTGGTCAGGTTGAAGAAGATGCGATCGCCCAGCAGCTAGCAGCAGACTTCGCGACCCTAGGCGATCTCTACGAAGGCGCCACCCTTGAAGAAAAGCAAGGCGCCATCTTAATTGATGCTCACTTTGCTGCCAATGCGGCTGGCGCCACCGCAACTGCTCGCCCTGAAGATACCGACATTGCACCAGACGGCACCCTATTTATCGCCTTTACCTCCGGATCGGCCGGCGGAGATGGCGGTCCAGATAAAGCTATCTTTGTCGGTCCCGATGGCGAACCTGACTATGAAACTGGTTGGATTATGAAGCTGATTGAAACCGATAACGATCCAGCCGCGCTGACCTTTAGTTGGGAAATGATAGCGACTGGGGGCGAACCTACAGATGGCGGCATTGGCTTCGCTAATCCAGACAACCTAGAATTCGATAGCCAGGGAAATCTTTGGGTGGTCACCGACATGTCGACTAGCACCCACAACAACCCAGTTCCAGCCGGCCGTAAAGACGAATCAGGTGAACCTATCGTCGGCCCTGGCCTGCTTGGCATCTATGGCAATAACTCCCTTTGGAAGATTCCGCTCGCGAGTAATGCTGCTGGCGCCGCCGCCGAAGAGAAGGCTGGCGAGGCCAAGATGTTTGCCTATGGACCGATGGAATGCGAGCTAACAGGGCCTTTCTTCACTGAAGATAGCAGCACGCTGTTTATAGCCGCGCAGCATCCTGGAGAACGCCACGGCATTCGCAAAAACATGGCCACAGAAGTTCGCGACTTTGAAATGAAAACGACTGGTGGCCAGACCTTTATACAGCAGCGAGCAGTGCCCATCGGCTCCAACTGGCCAATCGGTACTGAAAACGCACCGCCAAAACCTGCGGTTGTTGCAATTCGTAGCTTAGAAGCAGGAGCTAGCATTGTTTAATAGCGATCGCTGTTTTTCTACCCCGCTGTGATGTCCCTTTCCCAAACCCTCTGGCAGGCTAATCAGGACTTAGCCGCAGCTTCCCTTAATCATCCGTTCGTGCAGGGAATCGGCGACGGCTCTCTACCAAAAGAAAAGTTTGCCTACTACGTAGGTCAAGATGCCTTCTTTTTAGAAGCCTTCGCTAGGGCTTACAGCATTGCCGCTGCCAAAGCACCGGACTGGAAAAGC
It includes:
- a CDS encoding PhoX family phosphatase is translated as MSIKRRQLLLFLGAAAGTTALKPVGLLPSKAATSGALETSLDSAIALSSTASFQPLKSPMPYDAINISAERQPAEYAQYEIQDDIILPDGYTYDVIAAWGDPIGDSRFGYNNDYLSFVSTGPNEGYLTINFEYISSDTWAETYAAVIGESLPFAEVKQALDSFEDGEVDAFALVEGDPLKDGIVKISKEALLDQGLGVIFVQRSPEGKWSKVPHESERRISGISGLEDGKYLQATGPAIAVFNKTEVEGYTDGLGDQIIGTFGNCSGGTTPWGTVLSAEENIQSQVPEAVYSDGSSFEPSQKAFAADFDGQGNVFGLSCNKYGWIVEVDPSDPTDFGTKHTWIGRYRHEAVGVRAEAGKRLAFYSGCDRRGGHLYKFISTKAVQDPTDKTNSQLLNDGMLYAAIFNPDGTGSWLSLSPDTPVNPVLPSSVVGGMVTLPIRPEGGFGQVEEDAIAQQLAADFATLGDLYEGATLEEKQGAILIDAHFAANAAGATATARPEDTDIAPDGTLFIAFTSGSAGGDGGPDKAIFVGPDGEPDYETGWIMKLIETDNDPAALTFSWEMIATGGEPTDGGIGFANPDNLEFDSQGNLWVVTDMSTSTHNNPVPAGRKDESGEPIVGPGLLGIYGNNSLWKIPLASNAAGAAAEEKAGEAKMFAYGPMECELTGPFFTEDSSTLFIAAQHPGERHGIRKNMATEVRDFEMKTTGGQTFIQQRAVPIGSNWPIGTENAPPKPAVVAIRSLEAGASIV